Proteins encoded together in one Oceanobacillus iheyensis HTE831 window:
- a CDS encoding SulP family inorganic anion transporter, giving the protein MEQTWKEQWFGNIKGDILAGVVVALALIPEAIAFSIIAGVDPMVGLYASFCIAVVISFVGGRPGMISAATGAMALVMVTLVANHGIEYLLAATILTGVLQILFGIFKLARFMKFVPRTVMTGFVNALAILIFTSQLQHFVGETWMMYALVALTLAIIYIFPRITKAVPSTLVAIIVVTIMVLTMNIGVRNVGDMGELTQTLPMFALPNIPLNLETLMIIFPYALALSIVGILESLLTANIIDDMTDTESNKNRETRGQGIANIVAGCFGGMAGCAMIGQSVINVKSGGRGRLSAFVAGLFLMFLILILGDIVVQIPMAALAGVMIMVSISTFDWKSVLHIHRIPRTDAIVMIVTVGTVVLTHNLAYGVLAGVLFSMIFFAAKNSKVKVSTTVSYDTRYYKVQGPLFFASVTDLLSQIDFHDHRSNVEIDLSRSHIWDDSAVGALDKIKTKFEDNDITVRFKGMNKESTQLVQSMEKLSNNSMH; this is encoded by the coding sequence ATGGAACAAACATGGAAGGAACAGTGGTTTGGAAACATCAAAGGAGATATATTAGCTGGTGTCGTTGTCGCACTCGCTTTAATACCAGAAGCGATTGCTTTTTCTATTATTGCAGGTGTAGATCCAATGGTTGGTCTTTATGCATCTTTTTGTATTGCTGTGGTAATTTCATTTGTTGGTGGACGCCCTGGAATGATTTCTGCAGCAACTGGTGCAATGGCATTAGTAATGGTAACTTTAGTAGCTAATCACGGAATTGAATATTTGTTAGCAGCTACAATTTTAACGGGAGTTCTTCAAATCTTATTTGGCATTTTTAAATTAGCACGCTTTATGAAGTTTGTCCCTAGAACTGTCATGACAGGATTTGTTAATGCGTTAGCAATCCTTATTTTCACATCGCAATTACAGCATTTTGTAGGCGAAACTTGGATGATGTATGCTTTAGTAGCTTTAACTCTAGCAATAATCTACATCTTCCCTCGAATAACGAAAGCTGTGCCATCTACTTTAGTGGCAATTATTGTTGTTACAATTATGGTATTAACAATGAATATAGGTGTACGAAATGTTGGTGATATGGGAGAGTTAACACAGACTTTACCTATGTTTGCTCTACCTAATATTCCTCTTAACCTTGAAACTTTAATGATTATCTTTCCATATGCACTCGCTTTATCAATTGTCGGTATTTTAGAATCATTACTAACCGCCAATATTATCGATGATATGACAGATACGGAAAGTAATAAAAACAGAGAAACGCGAGGACAAGGAATTGCTAACATTGTAGCAGGTTGCTTCGGAGGTATGGCTGGATGTGCTATGATCGGACAATCCGTTATTAATGTCAAGTCTGGTGGAAGAGGACGACTCTCTGCATTCGTTGCTGGTTTGTTCTTAATGTTCCTTATTTTGATTTTAGGTGATATCGTTGTTCAAATTCCGATGGCAGCTTTAGCGGGAGTAATGATTATGGTATCAATAAGTACTTTTGATTGGAAATCAGTATTACACATTCACCGAATTCCTCGTACCGATGCTATAGTAATGATTGTTACTGTTGGTACAGTCGTATTAACTCATAACCTTGCTTATGGAGTTCTTGCAGGGGTGCTTTTCAGTATGATATTCTTTGCTGCAAAAAATTCAAAGGTAAAAGTAAGTACAACAGTAAGTTATGATACACGTTATTATAAAGTACAGGGACCGCTATTCTTTGCATCTGTTACCGATTTATTATCCCAAATTGATTTTCATGACCATAGAAGTAATGTAGAAATTGACCTAAGTAGATCGCATATATGGGATGATTCTGCAGTGGGAGCTCTAGACAAGATTAAAACAAAGTTTGAGGATAACGATATTACCGTGCGATTTAAAGGAATGAATAAAGAGAGTACGCAGCTTGTCCAGTCGATGGAAAAACTCTCGAATAATTCCATGCACTAG
- a CDS encoding GNAT family N-acetyltransferase, with amino-acid sequence MTFQSNQIYIREATNNDIGYMINVENSEENKPHILPWTEEQHRKTLQDEDSYYLIIVEKVTNRNVGFIILRGLTNTNKGIELVRIAIEEKGKGIGKEALNLIKIWAFNSYKAHRLWLDVKTDNKRAITIYKKEGFTLEGTLRECLRVGNTYESLHVMSLLKHEYDNR; translated from the coding sequence GTGACATTTCAGTCGAATCAGATATACATAAGAGAAGCAACAAATAATGATATAGGGTATATGATAAATGTAGAAAATAGTGAAGAGAATAAACCTCACATTCTTCCTTGGACAGAGGAGCAGCATCGTAAAACTTTGCAAGACGAAGACTCCTATTATTTGATCATTGTTGAAAAGGTTACAAATCGAAATGTCGGATTTATTATTCTAAGAGGATTAACCAATACGAATAAAGGTATAGAGCTTGTTCGGATTGCTATAGAGGAAAAAGGTAAAGGCATTGGTAAAGAAGCGCTGAATTTAATTAAAATATGGGCGTTTAATTCCTATAAAGCGCATCGATTGTGGTTAGATGTAAAAACGGATAACAAAAGAGCAATTACTATTTATAAAAAAGAAGGATTTACGTTAGAAGGAACATTACGAGAGTGTTTGAGAGTAGGAAACACATATGAATCCCTTCATGTAATGTCCCTATTAAAACATGAATATGATAATAGGTAG
- a CDS encoding tagaturonate epimerase family protein has protein sequence MLSNLKSGEIGKETGDIKIYKQSFSQYQGTFLVMIKESADKFLLASGEGELYSELEGEEIGGEGKVCPLTHHNRLVLNRYFDYTVPSAFGKNTATIGLGDRLGIASPGHIEAVRDRDVKPILGQQSIRELTLTKRTMEDMIDAATFAVFQEGYRDGFGIDADHIKTEDDIKRSLEIGVTMLTLDCSDYIQKNVESASEKQVQDEFEKLDAKVKEYYLHTYCNQEFNIKERKIVFNELDVKRNVLIYEKAIDYMVHVFNTYIRHLERDFDFEISIDETEAITSPEAHFFVANELKKAQVEVTSLAPRFCGEFQKGIDYIGDIGQFEKELSEHVDIAKHFGYKISIHSGSDKFSVFPIISKHTERILHVKTAGTSWLEALRVIANKNPSLYRKIHAYAEQNVEEALQYYHITPDFGAITPLEDTKDSMLSEYLNDDNARQLLHITYGLVLTASKNGSSLFKDHIYSTLSEYEDVYRDYLIKHIGRHVDTLDL, from the coding sequence TTGTTAAGTAATTTAAAATCAGGCGAAATTGGAAAGGAAACCGGGGATATAAAAATATATAAACAATCATTTTCGCAATACCAAGGAACGTTTCTTGTGATGATTAAAGAAAGCGCTGACAAATTCTTGTTAGCTTCAGGTGAGGGAGAACTTTATAGTGAATTAGAAGGGGAAGAAATCGGTGGTGAAGGTAAGGTATGTCCGTTAACTCACCATAATCGATTAGTGTTAAATCGATATTTTGATTATACAGTCCCGAGTGCATTTGGAAAAAACACAGCAACTATAGGGCTCGGTGATCGACTTGGTATAGCTTCCCCAGGTCATATCGAGGCTGTTAGAGATAGGGATGTAAAACCGATTTTAGGGCAACAAAGTATTCGTGAGTTAACGTTAACAAAACGTACGATGGAAGATATGATTGATGCTGCAACATTTGCTGTATTTCAAGAAGGATATAGGGATGGGTTTGGTATTGATGCTGATCACATCAAAACGGAGGATGATATTAAACGTTCATTAGAAATTGGTGTGACGATGTTGACTTTAGATTGTTCGGATTATATTCAAAAAAACGTTGAGTCAGCATCTGAAAAACAAGTGCAAGATGAATTTGAAAAACTAGATGCAAAAGTAAAAGAGTATTATCTTCATACCTATTGTAACCAGGAGTTTAATATCAAAGAGAGAAAAATAGTTTTTAATGAGCTTGATGTTAAGCGTAACGTTTTAATATATGAAAAAGCGATTGATTACATGGTACATGTTTTTAACACGTATATCCGACATTTAGAAAGAGATTTTGACTTTGAAATATCAATAGATGAAACAGAAGCAATTACTTCTCCGGAGGCACATTTTTTTGTAGCTAATGAGTTGAAAAAGGCTCAAGTTGAAGTGACAAGCCTTGCTCCTCGATTTTGTGGTGAGTTTCAAAAAGGAATTGACTATATAGGGGATATTGGTCAATTTGAAAAGGAATTGAGTGAGCATGTAGATATTGCAAAACATTTTGGCTATAAAATAAGTATTCATTCTGGAAGTGATAAATTTTCGGTGTTCCCCATCATTTCAAAGCATACAGAGAGGATTTTACATGTTAAAACAGCCGGTACTTCTTGGCTAGAGGCGCTAAGAGTAATCGCAAATAAGAATCCATCATTATATAGAAAGATACACGCTTATGCTGAACAAAACGTAGAAGAGGCTTTGCAATATTATCATATTACTCCAGATTTCGGAGCGATTACTCCTCTGGAAGATACAAAGGATTCCATGCTTTCTGAGTACCTTAATGATGATAACGCGAGACAATTACTGCATATCACATACGGATTGGTTTTAACTGCAAGTAAAAATGGCAGTTCCCTCTTTAAGGATCACATATACTCTACGCTTAGTGAATATGAAGATGTTTATCGTGATTATCTTATTAAACATATTGGTAGACATGTAGATACATTAGATCTATAA
- the uxaC gene encoding glucuronate isomerase — MKKFMDDNFLLSNDTAEELFHHYAKDMPIIDYHCHLSPKEIYMNKRYSNITEVWLYGDHYKWRAMRAAGVEESLITGDANDYDKFMAWAETVPKLIGNPLYNWTHLELQRYFGVDEILNKESGPSIWEKVNKCLAQDDFGVRELINQSNVQVVCTTDDPIDDLSFHQMLVEDDDFSVKVLPGFRPDKAIEINQEGFIDYVDSLEKVTSHSTKTYDGFLRALKSRVDYFHQNGCSVADHALNTMMFTETTKEKARNYYEKAMNGQKLSPKEESDFKSFTLVFLGEQYADKGWVMQYHINALRNNNSRMYNNLGPDTGYDAMNDEVISKPLVNLLNELEKKDRLPKTILYSLNPNDNPVIASIIGSFQRGGVPGKLQFGTAWWFNDTKSGMIKQMQTLADIGVFSQFIGMLTDSRSFLSYPRHEYFRRLVCSLIGEWVHNGEVPYDLKSLGEIVQDISYYNAARYFDFGLLSDE; from the coding sequence GTGAAAAAGTTTATGGATGATAATTTTTTACTGAGCAACGATACTGCAGAAGAGTTATTTCATCATTATGCAAAAGATATGCCGATTATAGACTATCATTGTCATTTAAGCCCAAAAGAAATCTATATGAATAAAAGGTATTCTAACATTACTGAGGTTTGGCTTTATGGAGATCATTACAAGTGGAGAGCGATGCGAGCAGCCGGTGTAGAAGAATCACTTATAACAGGTGATGCAAATGATTATGATAAATTTATGGCTTGGGCTGAAACCGTTCCTAAACTAATTGGAAATCCTCTGTATAATTGGACTCACCTTGAGCTACAAAGATATTTTGGTGTAGATGAAATTTTAAACAAAGAATCAGGACCATCTATTTGGGAAAAGGTAAATAAATGCTTAGCCCAAGATGATTTTGGGGTTAGAGAATTAATTAATCAGTCTAATGTGCAAGTCGTTTGTACTACGGACGATCCAATTGATGATTTATCTTTTCATCAAATGTTGGTTGAAGATGATGATTTTTCGGTTAAGGTGCTGCCCGGTTTTCGGCCAGATAAAGCAATAGAAATAAATCAAGAAGGATTTATTGACTATGTAGATTCGCTTGAAAAAGTCACTTCTCATTCTACAAAGACTTATGACGGTTTTTTAAGGGCGCTTAAGTCTAGAGTAGACTATTTTCACCAAAATGGATGCAGCGTCGCTGATCATGCATTAAATACGATGATGTTTACGGAAACAACCAAAGAAAAAGCCAGAAATTATTATGAAAAAGCCATGAATGGTCAGAAACTTTCTCCTAAAGAAGAAAGTGATTTTAAAAGCTTCACACTAGTATTTTTAGGGGAACAATATGCAGATAAAGGATGGGTAATGCAATATCACATAAATGCACTGCGTAATAATAATTCTAGGATGTACAATAATCTTGGGCCAGATACTGGATACGATGCCATGAATGACGAAGTAATTTCTAAACCTTTAGTCAATCTATTAAATGAGCTTGAAAAAAAGGATAGACTTCCAAAAACGATTTTATATTCGCTTAATCCAAACGATAATCCTGTTATTGCCTCTATCATTGGAAGTTTTCAACGTGGTGGAGTTCCTGGAAAGCTCCAATTTGGAACAGCGTGGTGGTTTAATGATACAAAATCAGGAATGATTAAACAAATGCAGACGTTAGCAGATATTGGTGTGTTCAGCCAATTTATTGGCATGTTAACCGATTCAAGAAGCTTTTTATCTTATCCTAGACATGAATACTTTAGGCGTTTAGTTTGTTCGTTGATTGGTGAGTGGGTTCACAACGGTGAAGTTCCTTATGACCTAAAATCTTTAGGGGAAATCGTTCAAGATATATCCTACTATAATGCAGCAAGATACTTTGACTTTGGACTCCTCTCGGATGAATGA
- a CDS encoding L-lactate permease, with protein sequence MYLLIALSAIIAPFIFLVLLRFPATKGMTWSALIVILFAITVWGMEGEVILSSIFQGTHKTLTILWILFGALVLLNTLRNTGAVDRINQGFQSISADMRVQVIIVAFLFGALIEGAAGFGTPAMVTGPLLVALGFRPLAAATIAVVADSASVAFGAVGTPIAVGLSNVPIANATFYDEIGIMVTTLDLFAGTFIPFVLVILLTIFFGKNKSIKQALPMLPWSLLIGLSYTGSALFYAVVFGQEFVAILASLTALVIATLTAKKGWLLPKDTWREAVREGFVVKEKKSEMGIIAAWAPYVVVVVLLLMTRIIPWLTEFTQSAIDLSWTNILGVEGVSSTWEFLYSPGTILAVAAVLSVFLHKKSFHTFVNASKESLSTMKTTSISLIATLAMVHVFTNSGINLNELASMPQYIAESLANSLGFIWLIVAPFLGELGSFITGSATVSTLTFSPIQYSVANQIGLDVNAVLAAQVIGAGAGNMICVHNVVAASAVVGLSGKEGDIIRKTLLPAILYGLIVGIVGFIIAHFFL encoded by the coding sequence ATGTATTTACTTATAGCACTAAGTGCGATTATTGCACCGTTTATTTTTTTAGTGTTATTACGTTTTCCGGCAACAAAAGGAATGACGTGGAGTGCGTTAATTGTGATTTTATTCGCAATTACTGTATGGGGGATGGAAGGAGAAGTTATACTATCATCCATTTTCCAGGGGACGCATAAAACATTAACTATTTTATGGATTTTATTTGGGGCACTCGTATTGTTAAATACACTACGTAATACGGGAGCGGTTGATCGAATTAATCAAGGTTTTCAAAGTATTTCAGCAGACATGAGAGTTCAAGTGATTATTGTTGCTTTTTTGTTCGGAGCTTTAATTGAAGGGGCAGCAGGATTTGGTACTCCTGCGATGGTTACTGGACCTTTATTAGTGGCTTTAGGCTTTCGACCATTGGCAGCAGCTACAATTGCCGTGGTAGCTGATAGTGCTTCCGTTGCTTTTGGAGCTGTAGGTACACCGATTGCCGTTGGATTAAGTAATGTTCCTATTGCAAATGCTACGTTCTATGATGAAATCGGTATCATGGTAACGACACTCGATCTTTTTGCAGGAACATTTATTCCATTTGTATTGGTTATCTTACTCACCATATTTTTTGGGAAAAACAAAAGTATCAAACAAGCTTTACCTATGCTTCCATGGTCATTATTGATTGGTCTTTCCTATACAGGGTCTGCTTTATTTTATGCAGTTGTATTTGGGCAAGAATTTGTTGCTATTTTAGCTTCGTTAACAGCATTAGTCATCGCTACACTTACAGCAAAAAAAGGTTGGCTTTTACCAAAAGATACGTGGAGAGAGGCTGTTAGAGAAGGATTTGTCGTCAAGGAAAAGAAATCAGAGATGGGTATTATAGCAGCTTGGGCACCGTATGTAGTTGTCGTTGTTTTATTACTTATGACAAGAATAATACCTTGGCTAACCGAATTTACACAATCAGCTATTGATTTATCTTGGACGAATATACTAGGTGTGGAAGGCGTTTCTTCAACGTGGGAGTTTCTGTACTCACCAGGTACGATATTGGCAGTGGCAGCGGTTCTATCCGTGTTTTTACATAAAAAATCGTTCCATACTTTCGTAAACGCATCAAAAGAGTCATTATCAACGATGAAGACAACATCCATTTCATTAATTGCTACCCTAGCCATGGTGCATGTATTTACGAATTCAGGAATTAATCTCAATGAATTAGCAAGTATGCCACAATACATTGCAGAATCCTTAGCAAATTCATTAGGTTTTATTTGGTTAATTGTCGCACCATTTTTAGGAGAATTAGGTTCATTCATTACAGGAAGTGCCACAGTGTCTACACTTACATTTTCTCCGATTCAATATAGTGTGGCGAATCAAATAGGATTAGATGTAAATGCAGTGCTTGCAGCTCAGGTTATCGGAGCGGGAGCTGGGAATATGATTTGTGTGCATAATGTTGTTGCGGCAAGTGCTGTAGTAGGGTTGAGTGGTAAAGAAGGAGATATTATTCGAAAGACCTTACTTCCTGCCATTCTCTATGGTTTAATTGTTGGAATCGTTGGATTTATTATTGCTCATTTCTTTTTGTAG
- a CDS encoding FadR/GntR family transcriptional regulator — translation MEYKRIKSKKIYEQVADSLIDMIKQGRIQPGDKLDSVEQLAQNFGVGRSAIREALSGLRSMGLVEMRQGEGTFINTFNPKRFTLPVSTAFLMKQDDVKELYQVRKILEGGTARYAATSYEQADLEKMEKTLNIMKNAKGDDVLAEQADTEFHLAIAQATHMDLLIHLMGSVSDLMSETIRETRQILLYSEDRADALYDEHDRIYQAIKNRQPNEARDAMYDHLEKVEMLLFKNLDM, via the coding sequence ATGGAGTACAAACGTATTAAATCCAAAAAAATATATGAACAAGTAGCAGATTCCTTAATAGATATGATTAAACAAGGGCGTATACAGCCTGGAGATAAATTAGATTCTGTAGAACAATTGGCACAAAACTTCGGAGTAGGGAGATCGGCTATTCGTGAAGCACTAAGTGGTTTAAGGTCTATGGGATTAGTAGAAATGAGACAAGGTGAAGGTACATTTATTAATACCTTTAATCCGAAGAGATTTACACTACCTGTTAGTACAGCATTTCTGATGAAACAAGATGATGTAAAAGAATTATATCAAGTCCGTAAGATTCTTGAAGGCGGTACGGCAAGATATGCTGCAACCAGCTATGAACAGGCAGATCTAGAAAAGATGGAAAAAACGTTAAACATAATGAAAAATGCTAAAGGGGATGATGTATTAGCGGAACAAGCGGATACGGAATTTCACTTAGCGATTGCCCAAGCGACACATATGGATTTATTAATTCATTTAATGGGCAGTGTGTCTGATTTGATGTCAGAGACAATTCGAGAAACAAGACAAATATTATTATATTCAGAAGACCGAGCGGATGCGCTATATGATGAGCATGACCGTATATATCAGGCAATTAAAAATAGACAACCAAATGAAGCGAGAGACGCAATGTACGATCATTTAGAAAAAGTAGAAATGCTCTTATTTAAAAATCTAGATATGTAA
- a CDS encoding (Fe-S)-binding protein: MKVSLFITCVSDIVFADVGKHTVEILERVGCEVDFPAAQTCCGQPAYNSGYLQEAKKSMKQMIKAFKNSEYVVGPSGSCVGMLKEYPHIFKGDPDWEQPAIDLANKSYEITQFLVDVLGVTDLGSTFKGRVTYHPSCHMTRVLGVKDAPQKLLQSVKGIDFVELPVKEDCCGFGGTFSIKNPEISREMVKEKSQHVSETKAEYLVGGDMGCLMNIGGRMRREGKDVKVVHITEILNTHREGGIA; encoded by the coding sequence ATGAAAGTATCGTTATTCATTACATGTGTGAGTGATATTGTATTTGCAGATGTAGGTAAACATACGGTGGAAATTTTAGAACGAGTAGGTTGTGAAGTTGATTTTCCAGCTGCACAGACATGTTGTGGCCAACCTGCCTATAACAGTGGTTACCTACAAGAAGCCAAGAAGTCAATGAAACAGATGATTAAGGCATTTAAAAATTCAGAGTATGTAGTTGGTCCTTCTGGATCTTGTGTAGGGATGTTAAAAGAATACCCTCATATCTTTAAGGGTGATCCAGACTGGGAACAACCTGCTATTGATCTTGCGAATAAAAGCTATGAAATTACTCAGTTTTTAGTGGATGTATTAGGAGTAACGGATTTAGGCTCAACTTTCAAAGGAAGAGTTACGTACCATCCTTCCTGTCATATGACTAGGGTATTAGGTGTAAAAGACGCACCACAGAAACTACTACAAAGCGTAAAAGGCATTGATTTTGTTGAACTTCCTGTAAAAGAGGACTGCTGTGGATTCGGTGGAACCTTCTCCATTAAAAATCCGGAAATATCAAGAGAAATGGTAAAAGAGAAATCTCAGCATGTGTCCGAAACAAAGGCTGAATACCTAGTAGGTGGAGATATGGGCTGCTTAATGAACATCGGTGGAAGAATGCGTCGTGAAGGAAAAGATGTAAAGGTCGTTCATATTACAGAAATACTAAATACGCATCGTGAAGGAGGAATAGCATGA
- a CDS encoding LutB/LldF family L-lactate oxidation iron-sulfur protein yields the protein MSVKIGEISYKERIDKGIDNDFMRQAVSSAQGRFRKGRLSQAEELGNWEDWRQLGSEIRTHTLENIDYYLHQLSEQVEKRGGNVFFAQTAEEANEYIENVVKKKQAKKVVKTKSMVTEEIGLNEALEKSGAEVVESDLGEWILQLDEDPPSHIVTPALHKNRQQIRETFADKRGYDKTDSPEELAAFAREQLRQDFLTADVGITGCNFAIAESGAITLVTNEGNAEMVTSLPDTQITVMGMERLVPTWEDMEVLVSLLTRAAVGQKLTSYITAYTGARLEEEIDGPDDYHLVIVDNGRSKILGTEFQSALHCIRCAACINVCPVYRHVGGHAYNSIYPGPIGAVLTPLLDGYDDHKELPYASSLCAACTEACPVKIPLHEQLIRHREIIVEKEKKSPVSEKIMMKGFAQWASNPAAYKLSTKVARTALKPWTKDEFVENGPGPLKGWTDVRDFPAPGKQSFRAWWSERAKGEKQNGNS from the coding sequence ATGAGCGTAAAAATTGGTGAGATTTCCTATAAAGAGCGAATTGATAAGGGAATTGATAACGACTTTATGCGTCAAGCCGTTTCTTCGGCACAAGGGAGATTTCGTAAGGGGCGTCTTTCTCAAGCAGAAGAATTAGGAAATTGGGAAGATTGGCGTCAGCTAGGTTCAGAGATTCGAACCCACACGTTAGAAAACATCGATTATTATCTTCACCAATTGAGTGAACAAGTAGAAAAACGTGGAGGGAACGTATTTTTCGCACAAACTGCTGAAGAAGCCAATGAATATATCGAAAATGTTGTGAAAAAGAAACAAGCGAAAAAAGTTGTCAAAACAAAATCCATGGTTACCGAAGAAATCGGATTGAATGAAGCACTAGAAAAATCAGGAGCAGAAGTAGTTGAATCGGATTTAGGGGAATGGATCCTACAATTAGATGAGGATCCTCCATCACATATTGTTACACCTGCTTTGCATAAAAACCGTCAACAAATTCGCGAAACATTTGCAGATAAACGTGGATATGATAAAACAGATTCACCAGAAGAACTGGCAGCCTTTGCCCGTGAGCAACTACGTCAAGATTTTCTAACTGCTGATGTAGGAATAACCGGCTGTAACTTTGCGATTGCAGAATCAGGAGCAATAACGTTAGTAACCAATGAAGGAAATGCAGAAATGGTTACTTCATTACCAGATACACAGATTACAGTGATGGGTATGGAGCGATTAGTACCGACGTGGGAAGACATGGAAGTACTAGTTAGTTTATTAACACGTGCAGCAGTTGGACAAAAACTAACTAGCTACATTACAGCCTATACCGGAGCTAGATTAGAAGAAGAGATAGATGGGCCGGATGACTACCATCTAGTAATTGTTGATAATGGCAGATCCAAGATATTAGGAACAGAATTCCAATCTGCGCTACATTGTATTCGTTGCGCTGCTTGTATTAATGTATGCCCGGTGTATCGTCATGTAGGTGGTCACGCGTATAACTCTATTTATCCAGGTCCTATCGGTGCCGTATTAACACCACTTCTAGATGGATATGACGATCATAAGGAACTGCCGTATGCTTCTTCTCTTTGTGCAGCTTGTACAGAAGCTTGTCCGGTGAAGATTCCATTGCATGAACAATTAATCCGTCATCGAGAAATTATTGTAGAGAAGGAGAAGAAATCTCCAGTATCTGAGAAAATTATGATGAAAGGTTTTGCGCAATGGGCTTCGAACCCAGCAGCTTATAAGTTAAGTACCAAGGTGGCCAGAACCGCATTAAAACCATGGACGAAAGATGAGTTTGTAGAAAATGGACCAGGGCCTTTAAAAGGCTGGACGGATGTACGTGATTTCCCTGCTCCTGGTAAACAATCTTTCCGTGCATGGTGGAGTGAACGCGCGAAGGGAGAAAAGCAAAATGGCAATTCATAA
- a CDS encoding LutC/YkgG family protein, whose protein sequence is MAIHNRDKFLSNLAANLGRPRKTEGVERPEYSVQPQYEVLKGASQDELIDVLEKHCEVIHTDFVRTSKQELPHVVRQTIERYEAKSIIASNDKRNAEYGMDQAYNQFAEELDMHIWDASIGKENQVIAEKADVGISFSDITLAESGTVTLKNDKDNGRSISLMPKSYIAIIPKETLVPRMTQAAKQIHDDHMNGIQTPSSVCFVTGPSNSADIEMNLIVGVHGPVNVTYIVVD, encoded by the coding sequence ATGGCAATTCATAATCGAGATAAATTTTTAAGTAATTTAGCTGCAAACCTTGGCCGTCCTCGGAAAACAGAAGGTGTAGAAAGACCGGAATATAGTGTGCAACCACAATATGAAGTTCTAAAAGGAGCTTCGCAAGATGAATTAATTGATGTATTAGAAAAACATTGTGAGGTCATTCATACAGATTTTGTGCGCACGAGTAAACAAGAGCTGCCTCATGTTGTACGACAAACCATCGAACGATATGAAGCGAAGTCTATCATTGCTTCTAATGATAAACGAAATGCGGAATATGGGATGGATCAAGCGTATAATCAGTTTGCAGAGGAACTTGATATGCATATTTGGGACGCTTCGATTGGTAAAGAAAATCAAGTTATTGCGGAGAAAGCAGATGTCGGAATTTCCTTTAGTGATATTACACTAGCAGAATCAGGAACAGTAACATTAAAAAATGATAAAGATAATGGTAGGTCGATAAGTTTAATGCCTAAAAGTTATATCGCTATCATTCCAAAAGAAACACTCGTACCTCGAATGACACAAGCGGCCAAACAAATTCATGATGATCATATGAATGGAATACAGACACCGTCAAGTGTTTGTTTTGTCACAGGACCTAGTAATAGCGCCGATATAGAAATGAACTTAATTGTAGGTGTTCATGGTCCAGTAAATGTTACGTATATTGTGGTAGATTAA